A stretch of the Desertifilum tharense IPPAS B-1220 genome encodes the following:
- the bcp gene encoding thioredoxin-dependent thiol peroxidase gives MSLQVGDLAPNFSLCDAQAQEVELAQLRGHWVVLYFYPRDLTPGCTKEACGFRDTYSQYQARQWIVLGISADEAQTHAKFATKHQLPFPLLCDREAQVAAAYGCYGLKKFMGKEFMGIHRTTFIINPEGKIARIYRKMKPELHAGEILQDFPVEP, from the coding sequence ATGTCCCTGCAAGTCGGCGATTTAGCCCCCAACTTTAGCCTCTGTGATGCCCAAGCTCAGGAGGTAGAACTTGCCCAACTGAGAGGTCATTGGGTGGTTCTCTACTTTTATCCGCGCGATCTAACGCCCGGTTGTACCAAAGAGGCTTGCGGATTTCGCGATACCTACAGCCAGTATCAAGCGCGTCAATGGATTGTTTTAGGGATCAGTGCAGATGAAGCGCAAACCCATGCTAAATTTGCCACTAAGCACCAATTACCGTTTCCGCTGTTGTGCGATCGCGAAGCCCAAGTCGCTGCGGCTTACGGATGCTATGGGTTAAAAAAGTTTATGGGTAAAGAATTTATGGGGATTCATCGCACCACCTTCATCATCAATCCCGAAGGCAAAATCGCACGCATCTACCGCAAAATGAAGCCTGAACTTCATGCAGGCGAAATTCTTCAAGATTTCCCAGTTGAACCGTAA
- the argH gene encoding argininosuccinate lyase: MNASPEQHPTAAPQTWSQRFETALHPAIARFNASISFDIELIEYDLSGSVAHAKMLGHTGIISAEETEQLVSGLERIRSEYRQGLFKPGTDAEDIHFAVERRLTQIAGDVGKKLHTARSRNDQVGTDTRLYLRDRVQQIREQLRQYQQTLLTLAQANQDTLIPGYTHLQRAQPLCLAHHLLAYFEMAQRDWERLGEVYQRVNISPLGCGALAGTPFPIDRHYTAELLGFDEVYRNSLDGVSDRDFAIEFLCSASLILVHLSRMSEEIILWASEEFGFITLKDSCSTGSSIMPQKKNPDVPELVRGKTGRVFGHLQAMLVLMKGLPLAYNKDLQEDKEALFDAVKTVKGCLEAMTILLAEGIEFRKPRLEAAVASDFSNATDVADYLATKGVPFREAYNLVGKVVKTCLSADKLLKDLSLEEWKAIHPAFESDIYQAIAPRQVVAARNSYGGTGFEQVKRAIAQAQERLNSSD; this comes from the coding sequence TTGAACGCATCACCGGAGCAACACCCAACCGCAGCACCGCAAACCTGGAGTCAGCGATTTGAAACAGCACTTCATCCAGCGATCGCGCGATTTAATGCCAGCATTAGCTTCGATATTGAATTAATTGAATACGATCTTAGCGGCTCGGTCGCCCATGCCAAAATGTTAGGTCACACGGGCATTATCTCTGCGGAGGAAACCGAACAATTGGTCAGCGGTTTAGAGCGCATTCGCTCTGAATATCGCCAAGGCTTATTTAAACCGGGAACCGATGCGGAAGATATCCATTTTGCGGTAGAACGGCGACTGACGCAAATTGCGGGCGATGTGGGTAAGAAATTGCACACGGCGCGATCGCGCAACGATCAAGTCGGTACGGATACGCGGCTGTATCTGCGCGATCGCGTTCAGCAAATTCGCGAGCAGTTACGCCAATACCAGCAAACTTTACTGACCCTAGCACAAGCTAACCAGGATACCCTGATTCCGGGTTATACGCACCTCCAACGCGCTCAACCGCTGTGTTTGGCTCATCACCTGCTCGCCTATTTTGAAATGGCACAGCGCGACTGGGAACGCCTAGGGGAAGTCTATCAACGGGTGAATATCTCTCCCTTGGGGTGCGGTGCGTTAGCGGGAACCCCTTTCCCGATCGATCGCCATTACACGGCTGAATTACTGGGATTTGATGAGGTTTATCGCAACAGCTTGGATGGGGTGAGCGATCGCGATTTTGCTATCGAGTTTCTGTGTAGCGCCAGTCTAATCTTAGTCCACCTTTCGCGCATGTCTGAGGAGATTATTCTGTGGGCTTCAGAAGAGTTTGGCTTTATTACGCTTAAAGATAGCTGCTCGACTGGCTCTAGCATTATGCCCCAAAAGAAGAACCCCGACGTTCCTGAGCTGGTACGCGGTAAAACTGGACGGGTATTCGGTCATTTGCAAGCCATGCTGGTGTTAATGAAGGGGTTGCCGCTGGCCTACAATAAAGACTTGCAAGAAGATAAAGAAGCGCTATTTGATGCGGTGAAAACGGTCAAAGGTTGTCTAGAAGCCATGACCATTCTCTTAGCCGAAGGGATTGAGTTCCGCAAGCCTCGCCTAGAAGCTGCCGTCGCCTCTGACTTTTCTAATGCTACCGATGTTGCCGATTATCTAGCCACCAAGGGCGTGCCGTTCCGGGAAGCCTATAATTTGGTTGGAAAGGTGGTGAAAACCTGCCTGAGTGCCGATAAGTTGTTAAAAGACTTGAGCCTGGAAGAGTGGAAAGCGATCCATCCTGCCTTTGAATCGGATATTTATCAGGCGATCGCACCTCGACAGGTAGTGGCGGCGCGCAACAGCTACGGCGGAACCGGATTTGAGCAGGTTAAACGCGCGATCGCTCAAGCACAAGAGCGGCTGAATTCATCCGATTAA
- a CDS encoding universal stress protein, with product MNRIIVAVDRSETSQQAFKEAIALAQALSGQLMLVHVLSPMEESYPNAIFPIDSVYTPLKSEAIKAHFQQWEALEKDGLTLLNALTAQATTAGIATEFSQALGNPGQTICTLARTWKADLIVIGRRGRAGLTELFLGSVSNYVLHHAPCSVLTVQGIPKT from the coding sequence ATGAACAGAATCATTGTTGCCGTCGATCGCTCAGAAACCAGCCAACAGGCCTTTAAAGAAGCGATCGCCCTCGCCCAAGCCTTATCCGGACAGCTCATGCTCGTCCATGTCCTCTCGCCGATGGAAGAAAGTTATCCCAACGCCATCTTTCCCATTGACAGCGTTTACACGCCCCTCAAATCCGAAGCGATCAAAGCGCACTTTCAACAATGGGAAGCCTTAGAAAAAGACGGCTTAACCCTCCTAAACGCACTCACCGCCCAAGCCACCACCGCCGGAATTGCCACAGAATTCAGCCAAGCGCTAGGCAACCCCGGACAGACCATTTGTACCCTAGCCCGAACCTGGAAAGCGGACTTAATCGTCATTGGGCGACGCGGCAGAGCTGGCTTAACCGAACTCTTCCTGGGCAGTGTCAGCAACTACGTGTTGCATCATGCCCCCTGTTCGGTACTCACCGTTCAAGGTATCCCGAAAACCTAG
- the mgsA gene encoding methylglyoxal synthase, whose translation MANTIALIAHDSKKDEIVDFVKAHAPLLGRYLLIATGTTGERLQAETGLKIERLLSGPLGGDAQIAARVAVGEVAAVIFLVDPLYAQPHEPDIQALLRICNVHNVPLATNLATAEAIATRLAKTLVAHLIFNPVSGQGNSTEDLNLIRQLLEPHLDLFIHQTTPNTEPQDLAKQALAADADLVIASGGDGTVSAVAGALIGTGVPLGIIPRGTANAFAITLGLPRFMPIRNACQTILGGHTRTIDAAQCNGMPMVLLAGMGYEAVAVELANREFKDQWGAFGYFVAGWQAIDEGELFDTEISLGGDVYDFQAHAITIANAAPPTSVLAQGAGEVIFDDGLLDVTIATAQTKLQGVTTMLKMFGAALTRTNVEQQNVVHFRAKHIKVTATPPQKVVVDGEVIGTTAMEVECIPRGLTVVVPQAQRPDANKPLET comes from the coding sequence ATGGCAAACACAATTGCTTTAATTGCTCATGACTCGAAAAAAGACGAAATCGTTGATTTCGTTAAAGCCCATGCTCCCCTTCTAGGGCGCTATCTGTTAATCGCCACAGGCACCACGGGAGAACGCCTCCAAGCTGAAACCGGCTTAAAGATCGAACGCTTGCTTTCAGGTCCTTTAGGGGGAGATGCTCAAATTGCCGCCCGCGTCGCTGTCGGGGAAGTTGCGGCGGTTATCTTTTTAGTCGATCCGCTTTATGCCCAACCGCACGAACCGGATATTCAAGCCTTACTGCGGATTTGCAACGTGCATAACGTCCCTTTGGCGACGAATTTAGCCACCGCAGAAGCGATCGCCACCCGGTTAGCAAAAACCCTAGTCGCTCACCTCATCTTTAACCCAGTCTCCGGTCAAGGCAATTCCACAGAAGACTTAAACTTAATCCGTCAACTCCTCGAACCCCATCTAGATTTATTCATCCATCAGACAACGCCCAATACAGAACCGCAGGACTTGGCAAAACAAGCCTTAGCAGCCGATGCCGATCTGGTGATTGCCTCTGGAGGAGATGGGACTGTATCGGCGGTTGCCGGGGCGCTGATCGGCACAGGCGTTCCTTTAGGGATTATTCCCAGAGGAACGGCGAATGCTTTTGCAATTACCCTAGGACTGCCTCGGTTTATGCCCATTCGCAATGCCTGTCAGACGATTCTGGGCGGACACACGCGCACCATTGACGCCGCTCAGTGTAACGGGATGCCGATGGTGTTACTGGCAGGGATGGGTTATGAAGCCGTCGCGGTTGAATTGGCTAATCGGGAATTTAAAGACCAGTGGGGAGCGTTTGGTTATTTTGTAGCGGGCTGGCAAGCCATTGATGAGGGCGAGCTATTTGATACAGAAATTTCCCTTGGGGGGGATGTGTATGATTTTCAGGCTCATGCCATTACGATCGCCAATGCCGCACCTCCCACTTCTGTACTCGCACAGGGGGCAGGGGAGGTGATTTTTGATGATGGTTTATTGGATGTCACGATCGCCACGGCTCAAACGAAGTTGCAGGGCGTCACCACCATGTTAAAGATGTTTGGAGCGGCTTTAACGCGCACGAACGTTGAGCAGCAAAATGTGGTTCATTTTCGCGCCAAACATATCAAAGTGACGGCAACGCCTCCGCAAAAGGTGGTGGTGGATGGCGAAGTGATCGGCACAACCGCAATGGAGGTGGAATGTATCCCTAGGGGGCTGACGGTGGTGGTGCCGCAAGCCCAACGCCCGGATGCAAACAAGCCGCTAGAAACCTAG
- a CDS encoding CAAX protease: MPGRIGKISIAQLRSPRSQQAKPMSQWLPKLLKFLPFGLVALGIALAFPYIETELQGLYDALDTTWQFTLNLMAMGLIALIVAGLLIPLETLGWWAGWYGDPLETQLDPGTLVKPLPPEQQVSRYVIYLDGIAQSKFQYLPEAENFLTTLESVLPDDILIVKGLMPYSPVNRPLTEERFLSFFWRLATKFQGSESLGFLGFLGSLTIQLRNMIVVAISADRRYGPIYNRGTAQVMYNSLINHGYEPDSGIPITLVGYSGGAQISLAAAPYLRQTLKAPIEVISIAGVFSGNQNALQLEHFHHFVGDKDVLERLGAILFPKRWAIAFLSYWNRAKRRGKISINSLGEVGHNDAGGPFDDKQQLADGRSFLQQTVEAVANIILGNITPAEPLAAHQPSNYERYQQAPFNQPSYYPIEQNLDPQLYRPIGTWMGRLILPSPKRRRRAKGVLMELYCAEPAYQEWVGQKVRVQFARDSARIKDYVRAVTKDVYLSEEAKYSQSQGAIHPERLNRWQQVNPLESLAGSRKHDDMVVLLREVRVKSTSPLTLEIARDPIQIAGRFYALVQILHPVGDRGELFCVVHFNRQSRQFDGPKEFVRFPEVIANREGIYPSTMQDIERSPQNPMGWYIYGAQDSSGTFVVSAIAPRSLFRLQPDRIVSGESACREYLTHQTWASLEKGTSNSVLLCPYPSRYAQSDRPQLQELPKIAQHEVLREAVRTSTVSNLNVPASTLINQWQQGDRALVLHVYGGIGGQKRESAAKTPIFFGHFAYGVAQVVWEPLAEELRFEIDYLQVYTHNVDGIIAGTLAWNRFIGDRQWGWLGTRPVCDVLVKLDAFTDAYQVGDIARSPLDIFLDQLEVMTARYRIGDGTGGTYVGPAHNCAQDSNQALYAAIRQIQKGIDNYPEIAQKIRQDPQQGERFEQLVALGKAIKRELLPFGAARADWRENSSQLGISPEEDAISSLLVGLMSWRSLFPRKASETVAKEFLYQGALIWVLRTNQVGGYDPDIEPLAPTPIG, from the coding sequence TTGCCCGGTAGGATTGGAAAAATATCTATCGCCCAACTCCGTTCGCCGCGATCGCAGCAAGCCAAACCCATGAGTCAATGGTTGCCGAAACTCCTCAAATTCCTTCCCTTTGGGCTAGTGGCTCTAGGGATTGCCCTCGCCTTCCCCTACATCGAAACCGAACTCCAAGGTCTATACGATGCCCTAGATACCACTTGGCAATTTACCCTAAACCTAATGGCAATGGGACTGATTGCCTTAATCGTTGCGGGTTTGCTCATTCCCCTAGAAACCCTCGGCTGGTGGGCTGGGTGGTACGGCGACCCCTTAGAAACCCAACTCGATCCGGGTACCCTCGTCAAACCGTTACCCCCAGAACAGCAAGTGAGCCGCTATGTCATCTACCTAGACGGCATTGCCCAGAGTAAATTTCAGTACCTCCCAGAAGCCGAAAACTTTCTCACCACCCTTGAATCCGTCCTTCCAGACGACATCTTAATCGTTAAAGGCTTAATGCCCTACTCGCCCGTCAACCGACCCCTCACTGAAGAGCGTTTCCTCAGCTTTTTTTGGCGACTCGCGACGAAGTTTCAAGGATCGGAGTCCCTGGGCTTCCTGGGCTTCTTAGGCAGTTTAACCATTCAACTGCGAAATATGATCGTCGTCGCGATTTCGGCCGATCGGCGCTACGGGCCGATTTACAATCGCGGTACCGCTCAGGTGATGTATAACAGCCTGATTAACCACGGCTACGAACCCGACAGCGGCATTCCCATTACCCTCGTGGGCTATAGCGGGGGGGCGCAAATTTCCCTAGCAGCAGCCCCCTATCTCAGACAAACCTTAAAAGCGCCCATCGAAGTAATTTCCATTGCCGGGGTATTTAGCGGCAATCAGAATGCTCTTCAACTCGAACATTTCCATCATTTCGTCGGCGATAAAGATGTCCTAGAACGCCTAGGGGCCATTTTATTTCCCAAGCGCTGGGCGATCGCCTTTTTATCCTACTGGAATCGCGCCAAACGACGCGGCAAAATCTCCATTAACTCCCTAGGCGAAGTCGGACATAACGATGCAGGCGGGCCGTTTGACGACAAACAACAGCTTGCAGATGGTCGCAGCTTTCTGCAACAAACCGTTGAGGCCGTCGCCAATATTATCCTCGGTAACATCACCCCCGCCGAACCCCTCGCCGCCCATCAGCCCAGCAACTACGAACGCTATCAACAAGCCCCCTTTAACCAGCCCAGCTATTACCCCATCGAGCAAAACCTCGATCCTCAACTTTATCGACCCATTGGGACTTGGATGGGGCGTTTAATCCTACCCTCGCCCAAACGTCGCCGCCGCGCCAAAGGCGTGCTGATGGAGTTGTATTGCGCCGAACCTGCCTATCAAGAATGGGTGGGACAAAAGGTGCGGGTTCAGTTTGCACGCGATTCTGCCCGGATTAAAGACTATGTGCGAGCCGTTACCAAAGATGTTTATCTCAGCGAAGAAGCCAAATATAGCCAATCTCAAGGGGCGATCCATCCCGAACGCCTCAACCGCTGGCAGCAAGTCAATCCTTTAGAATCCTTGGCGGGTAGCAGAAAACACGATGACATGGTGGTGTTGCTGCGCGAGGTGCGGGTCAAAAGTACATCGCCGCTGACCTTAGAGATTGCCCGAGATCCGATCCAGATCGCAGGACGATTTTATGCCCTCGTGCAAATTCTGCATCCTGTGGGCGATCGCGGCGAACTCTTCTGTGTGGTTCATTTTAATCGCCAATCTCGCCAATTTGACGGCCCCAAAGAATTCGTGCGCTTTCCAGAAGTGATTGCCAACCGCGAGGGAATCTACCCATCGACAATGCAAGACATTGAGCGATCGCCCCAGAATCCAATGGGATGGTACATCTACGGGGCGCAAGATAGCTCTGGAACCTTTGTGGTTAGCGCGATCGCCCCTCGTTCTCTGTTCCGGCTGCAACCCGATCGGATCGTCAGCGGGGAAAGCGCCTGTCGGGAGTATCTGACCCATCAAACTTGGGCATCACTCGAAAAAGGCACCAGTAATTCAGTGCTGCTGTGTCCTTATCCCTCCCGCTACGCTCAAAGCGATCGCCCCCAGTTGCAAGAACTGCCCAAAATTGCCCAACACGAAGTCTTGCGAGAAGCCGTTCGCACCTCCACCGTCAGCAATCTCAACGTCCCCGCCTCCACCTTAATCAACCAGTGGCAGCAAGGCGATCGCGCTTTAGTCTTGCACGTCTATGGCGGCATCGGCGGTCAAAAACGCGAATCTGCGGCAAAAACCCCGATCTTCTTCGGTCATTTTGCCTACGGCGTTGCCCAAGTGGTTTGGGAACCCTTAGCCGAAGAACTGCGCTTTGAAATCGATTATCTGCAAGTGTATACCCACAACGTTGATGGGATTATTGCCGGAACCTTGGCTTGGAATCGTTTTATTGGCGATCGCCAATGGGGTTGGCTGGGAACGCGTCCTGTCTGCGATGTGTTGGTGAAACTCGATGCTTTTACCGACGCCTATCAAGTGGGTGACATTGCGCGATCGCCCCTCGATATTTTCCTCGACCAACTTGAAGTCATGACCGCCCGTTACCGCATTGGTGACGGTACCGGAGGCACCTACGTCGGCCCGGCGCATAACTGCGCCCAAGACTCCAATCAAGCCCTATACGCCGCCATTCGCCAAATTCAAAAAGGCATTGACAACTATCCCGAAATTGCCCAAAAAATTCGCCAAGACCCCCAACAAGGCGAGCGATTTGAGCAACTGGTCGCGTTAGGAAAGGCCATTAAACGCGAACTTCTCCCCTTTGGGGCCGCCCGCGCCGACTGGCGAGAAAATTCTAGTCAACTGGGAATTAGCCCAGAAGAAGATGCCATTTCTAGCCTGTTAGTGGGATTAATGAGTTGGCGGAGTTTATTTCCCCGCAAAGCTAGCGAAACCGTGGCCAAAGAATTCCTCTATCAAGGAGCCTTAATTTGGGTACTGCGAACGAACCAAGTTGGCGGCTACGATCCAGACATTGAACCTCTTGCTCCTACACCCATCGGTTAA
- a CDS encoding 4a-hydroxytetrahydrobiopterin dehydratase gives MAQLLSTSEIAAKASQLPGWSVSDRQLQQTRQFKDFVEAIAFVNQLVEPAEAAGHHPDIEISYNKVILSLTTHDAGGLTEKDFSLAQVLDQIG, from the coding sequence ATGGCACAGTTACTTAGCACTTCAGAAATTGCAGCCAAAGCCAGCCAACTCCCCGGTTGGAGCGTTAGCGATCGCCAACTGCAACAGACGCGTCAGTTTAAAGATTTCGTGGAAGCGATCGCATTTGTCAATCAACTCGTAGAACCCGCAGAAGCAGCCGGCCACCATCCGGATATCGAAATTTCCTATAACAAAGTTATCCTTTCCTTAACAACCCACGATGCAGGCGGGCTAACAGAAAAAGATTTTTCTCTAGCTCAAGTGCTAGACCAAATCGGTTAG